A stretch of the Pogona vitticeps strain Pit_001003342236 chromosome 8, PviZW2.1, whole genome shotgun sequence genome encodes the following:
- the TACC1 gene encoding transforming acidic coiled-coil-containing protein 1 isoform X3 — MTPSAPETELSEDQPPAVLVGNASSPRSDPDRTSASTVPVATQEDPQGASQESKATGRSSETKPTSETPVLNKSKLPRARPVVLQKKMGGENPETETATESIPVPKASSFFDPEEYNENMNPFVMGGSKLQNSPPVSRHGLAVPERDTADSILDGPGESKGRAVKLEFDFNEGAENAEPKKIPSRKAGRKPASKLSPKRQRGSANRPVVGTEGGEKTFPGDPSEALPPRASHPTDGSQREDPNLNPFVGSSKLSSSPPLPKGSYNLEVADPFKPTKTLADVAADTCPSTENSLNEILESQKLEGMGDALKPGFASPKKTKSRLITSGCKVKKYETQSLVLDACSQDEDEGALISKIPDLSSRDGHATDEEKLASTSSSQKPAQSEVKGEPEEDLEYFECSNVPVSAINHTFSSPGEGLEKDSSCSNPTNTVGRSELCAVEKPPGMTTAGVKGGAENPLDAICLSETDKMAVLTLIREEIISKEIEANEWKRKYEGSRQEVLEMRKIVAEYEKTIAQMIEDEQRTNMASQKSLQQLTMEKEQALSDLNSVERSLSDLFRRYENLKGVLEGFKKNEEALKKCAQDYLNRVKQEEQRYQALKIHAEEKLDKANEEIAQVRAKATAESAALHAGLRKEQMKVESLERALQQKNQEIEELTKICDELIAKLGKTD, encoded by the exons ATGACTCCATCCGCTCCTGAGACGGAGCTATCTGAAGATCAGCCCCCGGCTGTTCTAGTGGGAAATGCTTCTTCGCCAAGATCAGATCCAGATCGGACCTCAGCAAGTACCGTGCCCGTAGCGACGCAAGAAGACCCACAAGGGGCATCTCAGGAAAGCAAAGCCACTGGAAGATCTTCCGAAACCAAGCCAACTAGTGAGACACCCGTCCTTAACAAGAGCAAGCTCCCAAGGGCCAGACCAGTTGTTCTGCAGAAGAAGATGGGAGGAGAGAATCCGGAGACTGAAACAGCCACAGAGAGCATCCCTGTGCCCAAAGCTTCCTCCTTCTTTGACCCTGAGGAGTACAATGAAAATATGAACCCGTTTGTTATGGGAGGCTCCAAACTCCAAAATTCTCCCCCTGTGTCTCGGCATGGTCTTGCTGTTCCAGAGAGAGACACTGCGGACTCCATTTTGGATGGCCCTGGCGAGTCCAAGGGCCGGGCTGTGAAACTGGAATTTGATTTTAACGAAGGGGCGGAAAACGCCGAGCCCAAGAAAATCCCCTcgaggaaagcaggaaggaaaccAGCCAGCAAGTTGTCTCCAAAGAGACAAAGAGGGAGCGCCAACCGTCCAGTGGTGGGAACTGAGGGTGGAGAGAAGACATTTCCAGGGGATCCCTCTGAGGCGCTCCCTCCCAGGGCTTCCCACCCGACCGATGGCAGCCAACGGGAGGATCCCAACTTGAACCCATTTGTGGGGAGCTCCAAATTGTCGAGCTCCCCACCTCTCCCAAAAGGTTCCTATAATCTGGAGGTGGCAGACCCGTTCAAGCCCACCAAGACCTTGGCCGACGTGGCCGCGGACACCTGCCCTTCGACCGAGAACAGCCTCAATGAGATCTTGGAGTCCCAGAAGCTGGAAGGCATGGGCGACGCACTGAAGCCAGGCTTTGCCTCACCAAAGAAAACCAAGTCACGTTTGATAAC GAGTGGCTGCAAAGTGAAGAAATATGAAACGCAGTCCCTGGTTCTCGATGCTTGCTCTCAG GATGAAGACGAAGGTGCCCTTATCTCCAAAATCCCAGACCTGTCCAGTCGGGATGGGCATGCCACCGATGAAGAAAAGCTGGCTTCTACATCATCCAGTCAGAAGCCAGCCCAATCTGAGGTGAAAGGTGAGCCCGAGGAAGACCTGGAGTACTTTGAATGTTCCAATGTTCCTGTGTCTGCCATAAATCATACGTTTTCATCCCCAGGAGAAG GTCTTGAGAAGGACTCCTCGTGCAGCAACCCTACCAATACTGTG GGTCGTTCTGAGCTCTGTGCTGTGGAGAAGCCTCCTGGAATGACAACAGCTGGCGTGAAAGGAGGTGCCGAAAACCCCCTGGATGCCATTTGCCTCAGTGAAACCGACAAGATGGCGGTTCTGACTTTGATTAGAGAAGAG ATCATCTCGAAAGAAATTGAAGCAAACGAATGGAAGCGGAAATACGAAGGAAGCCGGCAAGAGGTTTTGGAAATGAG GAAGATTGTGGCCGAATATGAGAAGACGATCGCCCAGATGATTG AGGATGAGCAGAGGACGAACATGGCATCTCAAAAGAGTCTCCAGCAGCTCACAATGGAGAAAGAACAGGCGCTGTCAGACCTGAATTCAGTGGAGAGATCTCTGTCTGACCTCTTCAGGAGATACGAGAATCTGAAAGGGGTCCTGGAAGGCTTTAAAAAG AACGAAGAAGCGTTGAAGAAATGTGCTCAGGATTATCTGAATCGCGTCAAGCAGGAAGAACAGCGTTATCAGGCCTTGAAAATCCATGCCGAAGAGAAGTTAGACAA AGCCAATGAAGAAATTGCTCAGGTGCGTGCTAAGGCCACAGCTGAGAGTGCAGCTCTCCACGCCGGGCTCAGGAAGGAGCAAATGAAGGTGGAATCTCTGGAAAGAGCCCTCCAGCAAAAG